In Blastopirellula sediminis, the following proteins share a genomic window:
- a CDS encoding GxxExxY protein: MNADKSRNELASQRDPQTYAIIGAAMEVHSLLGCGFLEGVYQDALEREFIDRNVPYVREQSILILYKGLSLSAPYKADFVCFGSIIVELKAIKKLSEIEDAQVLHYLKATGFGRAILFNFATSQLEYKRFINNHLRQSNSPAVPTSPKRGF, encoded by the coding sequence ATGAACGCAGATAAAAGTCGAAACGAGCTGGCGAGCCAGCGCGATCCGCAAACCTATGCGATCATCGGCGCGGCGATGGAAGTTCACTCCCTACTCGGATGCGGATTCCTGGAGGGGGTTTACCAGGATGCGCTCGAACGGGAATTCATCGACCGAAACGTGCCCTACGTCCGTGAACAATCGATTCTGATCCTCTACAAAGGGCTTTCCTTATCCGCCCCCTATAAAGCCGATTTCGTCTGCTTTGGTTCGATCATTGTCGAACTGAAGGCGATCAAAAAACTGTCGGAAATTGAGGATGCGCAAGTCCTACACTACCTAAAGGCGACCGGCTTCGGTCGAGCGATCCTATTTAACTTTGCAACCTCCCAACTCGAATACAAACGGTTCATCAACAACCATCTACGCCAATCCAACTCACCAGCAGTTCCAACGTCTCCGAAGAGAGGGTTTTGA